CGTTCGCGGCGGATGCTGTTCGGGCTCATCAACCGCCCGGAGTTCGACGCCGCTCTGGTGCAGTACGCCGAGAAGGCCGGCGCCGTCCTGCGCACCGGTGCCACCGTGTCCCGGGTCGAGCAGCACGGACCGGCCGTGCCCGACCGCCGCACCGTCGCGGTCGTGCTCGCCGACGGGGAGACCGTCCTCGCCCGCGCCGTGGTCGGGGCGGACGGCAGCGCCAGCCGCATAGGAGCGCACGTCGGGGTGAAGACGGACCAGGTGGATCTGGGCCTGGAGGCCGAGATCCCCGTGCCCGCCACTGTCGCGGAGGACTGGGCGGGCCGGGTGCTCATCGACTGGGGCCCGATGCCGGGGAGTTACGGCTGGGTGTTCCCGAAGGGCGACGTGCTGACGGTCGGGGTGATCTCGGCCCGCGGCGAGGGTGCCGCCACCAAGCGCTATCTGGAGGACTTCATCGCCCGGCTGGGACTGGCCGGGTTCGAGCCGGCGGTCTCCTCCGGGCATCTGACCCGCTGCCGCAGCGACGACTCGCCGCTGTCGCGCGGGCGGGTGCTGGTCTGCGGTGACGCGGCGGGACTGCTGGAGCCGTGGACCCGGGAGGGCATCTCCTTCGCGCTGCGCTCGGGCCGGCTGGCCGGGGAGTGGGCGGTGCGGGTCGCGGAGGCGAACGACGCGGTCGACGCCCGCCGACAGGCGCTCAACTACGCGTTCGCCGTCAAGGCGGGGCTGGGTGTGGAGATGGGCGTCGGCCGGCGGATGCTCGCGGTGTTCGAACGGCGCCCGGGAATCCTGCACGCGGCGATCACGGGTTTCCGTCCGGCCTGGAAGGCGTTCTCCGACATCACGCGCGGGGCCACGACGCTGGCCGGCATCGTGCGGACGCACGGGATCGCCCGGCGCGCCCTGGAGGCCATGGACCGCTCCCGCCCCGTACCGCCCGCCCCGCGGGACCGGGCGACGGACGCCGCGGGTGGGGGCGACGGGGCGGACGGAGCCCCCGTCACGCCCTGATCGCCGGCCGTGCGGTGATCACTGAGCGTCGCGCGGTCCGGGCGTGACGGCCCGCGGCCGTGCCGACTCGTCGTCCTCGCCTGCGAGTCGGGGCAGGTCCGGCCGGGACGCCTGGGCGGATCAGGGTCCGCCCGGTCCGGGCCGGGCGGACCGGTCCGGCCGCCTGCCGGTCTCGCGGGAGAACCGCCGCAGCACCGTCACCACCCGCAGCGGGAAGACCAGCGCCGCCGCCGCCACGGCGGCCGGGATCAGCCCGCGCTCGACGGCGTACGGCATGGCGAACACCAGCTTCGGTCCCGCGATGGCCCCGAACACCACCGCCGCCGCGAAGGCCGCGCTGAGCAGCGCGTAACCGATCTCGACGGTCATCTCGTCCCGCTGTGCCTGTGTGCGTTCCCCCATGCGGGAAGTGTCACAGGGCGGCGGTGGGCGGGCAACTCCCCATCCCCGCCGCCCTGGTGGGCGCCCCGTCAGGCCTTCGGCCGCCCGCCGCCGGCGTAGCGGGCACGAGGTCGATCCGGAGCGACAGCGCGTAGCCGGGCGCCAGGACGGGCACTCAGATGGTCCGTGCTCGGCTCTCGGCCGGCCCCCGGCCCGCACGGTTGATGTCTACGCGTCGCGCCCGCCTCCGCGTCGGCATCCGCTCCGCGTCGGCTCGGCTCGCTCCGGCACGGCTCCGCTCAGACGGGCGCCGAGGCGGCAACCGGCCGCCGGTCCTCGGCCTGTTCCTTCGAGGCCGTTCCCGCCGGGACCCGGCGGACGGCGCGGTTGGTTTGTTTAGTAGCGGCATAAAGTGGGGATAGGGGCCACCGCACCCGCACAACCGCCGACCGGCTGGGCCCGCTGGCGGGGGACCGGCGCACGCCCGGCCGGGCCACGCGCGGGGGCCGGCGTTACGGAAGCCGCGTCCGTGCTCGCCCGGGGAGCGGTCCTCCGCCCGCACGGCGGTGGCCCTGACGGAGCGTCCCCCCGTCTGCGGGATCATGGGAGACTTCGCCCATGAACGGCAAGGCGACGAGCACCCGGACGCGGCTGGAGCGAGGCCGCGGCGCCCTCGGCCCCGCACTGGAACTGGTCCACACGGGCCGCGCGCCCACCCGGGCCGTGCTGACCGCCGAGCTGGGCGTCACCAGGGCCACGGCCGGCGCGGTCGCGGCGGAACTCGAGGCGCTCGGTCTCATCCGGGTGGACTCCCGGCCCGGAGCGGCCGCCGGCTCCCAGGGCCGTCCCTCCCACCGTCTCGCCGTGGACGAGAACGGCCCCGTCGCCCTCGCCGCCCAGGTGCACGCCGACGGGTTCCGGGCCGCGCTGGTCGGACTCGGCGGCACGATCGTCGCGACCGCGCCCGGCTGCGTCACGGTCTCCGCCGATCCCGCGCAGGTGCTCGGCGAGGTCGTCGAGGCGGGCGCGGAACTGCTGGAGGAGACCGGCCGCCGCTGTGTGGGAGCCGGGCTCGCCGTGCCGTCCGCCGTCGCCGAGCCCGAGGGCACCGCTCTCAACCCGCTGCACCTCGCCTGGCGGGCGGGCGCTCCGGTCCGTGACATCTTCGCCGACTGCGTGCAGACGGCCGGCATCACGGGACCCGCCTTCGCCGGCAACGACGTCAACCTCGCCGCCCTCGCCGAGCACCGGCACGGTGCCGGCCGCGGAGCCCAGCACCTCCTCTGCGTCGCCACCGGGCACCGTGGCGTCGGCGGCGCGCTCGTCCTCGACGGAAGACTGCACACCGGCAGCTCGGGCCTGGCCCTGGAAGTGGGCCACCTCACGGTCAACCCCGAGGGACGCGCCTGCCATTGCGGCAGTCGCGGCTGTCTCGACGTGGAGGCCGACCCGCTCGCGTTCCTCACGGCGGCCGGCCGCGACCCCGGCCCCGAGGTCTCACTGCTCCAGCAGTCCAGGGACCTGCTGCGCACGGAGTACGACGACCCGGCCGTGCGGGCGGCGGCCGAGGAGATCGTCGACCGGCTGGGCCTCGGGCTCGCGGGGCTGGTCAACATCCTCAACCCCGACCGCATCATCCTCGGCGGCCTGCACCGCGAACTGCTCGACGCCGATCCGGAACGTCTGCGGGCCGTGGTCGCCGACCGCAGCCTGTGGGGCCGGAGCGGCAGTGTGCCCATCCTGCCGTGCACCCTCGACCACAACAGCCTGGTGGGCGCTGCGGAACTGGCCTGGCAGCCGGTGCTCGACGATCCGCTGAGCGCGGCGGCGCAGGCGCGTTTCGTGAGCGCCCGCGAACCGTGAGGCCGGAGTGCGGCGTCTGGGAACCCCGGCCGTGGAGTCCGTCCCGAACGCCCGCCGGGCGTCGCGTCCGGGACGTTCGGGACGCCGGAGACCGGCCTCGGGAGCGTCCGCGACCCAGTGGCGTCGGGGTGTCCGGGGCATCGGGGGTGTCGGGGGCGGCCCTGCCGCCCGGCTGCCCCGCTCCGGCGACGGGCCGACGGCCGGGCCTTCGGGTCGGCAGCCGTCGCGCCGCGGACGGCCGCCGCAGCCACGGCCGACACGCCTGTGACCCAAGGGAATTCGGATGCGACCGCGGGCCGGTCGCCGTACGGTCCACGGCATGGCCGACGACGATCTCCCGCCCCGCCTGACCCGCCTCGCCTTCCACGGGCCGCTGTCCGAGGAGCGTGCCGACCGGTTCGTCGCGCGACTCTCCCGCCGGGAACCGGCCACCGTGCTCGACATCGGCTGCGGCTGGGGCGAGTTGATGCTGCGGCTTCTGGAGGCGGTGCCCGGCGCCAAGGGCGTGGGCGTCGACCTGAACGGTGACGACCTGGCCCGCGGCCGCCGCAACGCCGCGGGACGCGGGCTCCTCGAACGCGCCCGGTTCCTCGAGGAGTCCGCCGCCGGCACCCCGCACGGGCCGGCCGACGTCGTACTGTGCGTGGGCTCCGGTCAGGCACTACTCGGTCCGGGCGGCACCGGCGCCTCCGGGACGCTCCCGGCGACCATCGCCGCGCTCCGCGTGCTGCGTTCACTGGTCACCCCGGGCGGGCGCGTGCTCTTCGGCGAGGGCTTCTGGCAGCGTCTTCCCACTTCGGAGGAACTGGCCGCGATGTGGCCGGGCGCCCGGGCCGACGACCACCTCCTGCTGGCCGAAGTCGCCGAGGCCGCCACCGCGGCCGGATTCCGTGTCGAGGCGATCGAGACCGCGGACGAATCGGAGTGGGAGGACTTCGAGTCGGGCTATCTCGCCGACGTGGAGGAGTGGCTCGCCCGCCACCAGGGACACCCGCTCGCCGGCGGCACCCGCGAGCGGGTGGACCGTCACCGGGCGAGCTGGCTGCGCGGATACCGGAACGTGCTGGGCCTCGCCTACCTCACACTGATCCCGGACGCCTGACCGCGGCGTACCCGTACCCTCCGGGCGGTGCGCACACCGCCGCAGTCCGTACGACGACCCGGACGCCCTCCGGGGGTGACGCCCGTGACGTACGGGACGAGCGATCGGGCCGCACGCGAGGGGCGGCCCGGTCCGACGCCCGCACCCCGACCGGCCGCCCCGGACTCCGGGGCGGCCGGTCGGGACCTGGCCCGGTCGTCGGCCGGAGCAGTCCCGGAGTGTCGGTTCAGGTCGCCACGGCCGCCCGCACCGGGGCATGTTCCCGCGGCTCGGCCTCGACGACGGGGAAGGGAGTGGTGGCCGCACCGAACACCGCGGTGACCGCGTACGGCGACGGTGCCGCCGGGGCCGGGAGTGCCGTGGGGAGCGTGAACCAGACGACTTTGCCCGCGTCGCCCTTGGGCAGCACGCCCCAGCTCTCGCTCACGGCCTCGATCAGCGCGAGTCCACGGCCGGTGGTCTCGAGCGGTCCCGCGGACCCGAGCATCGGTATCCGGGGGTCGTGATCGTGCACCGAAACGGTGAGCCGGTCGAAGAGCAGCTCCATCTCCACCGTGCACAGTTTGTCGGGCTGTGCGTGCCGGTGGACGTTGGTCAGGAGCTCGGTGACGCCGAGAGCCGCCTGGTCGATCAAGCGATCGAGCTGCCAGTAGCGCAATTGCGCCGACACGATTCTGCGGACCTGACCGATCCGCGACGGAAGAGCCTGGAGCTCCACCGTGCAATGCCTGCTTGCCTCGCTGATCACGGCTGCGACTCCCCGAATGAGGTCCGGAAGAAGACGAAGGATCGGATCCAGCAGTTGGCTGCTGCCTGCTGTATGTGCCGGCGGGACGAGATCACAGTGTCACCGCCGGTGAACCCTGAGTGATGAGTCAAGAGTGAACCCGGCGTGACACCTCCGCAACTCCGCGCACACGCGGCGCAGGTGGGGGATGGTTCGGTGGCTCAGTCCGAGCCGCTGCCGGCCTTGCGGAGCACCTCCAGGAGGCGGCCGGTCAGCGCCTCGTCGCCGAGTTCCCGTCGCGCGCCGCTCAGCGTCAGCCGGTAGCGGATGCCGTTGACCGTGGCGACCGCGCTGTCGCCGCTTCCCGCGAACCAGGGCCTGCCCACCCTGACCGCCTGCACGGGCGCGCTGTCGATGACCCGTCCGTAACTGGTCAGCAGGGCGAGCCTGCCGCCCTCGACCAGGACCTGACCGGCCGTCGTGAGCGAGCGTGGCCACCGCTCGATCCGCACACCCGTGGCGCTGAACTCCGGTTCCGGCATGTCTGCCGTGAACTCCGCATCCGACATGGCCGCCCCTTCGCGCCCGCTCCTGTACCCCAGTCTGCACAGGCAGCCGCA
The genomic region above belongs to Streptomyces marianii and contains:
- a CDS encoding geranylgeranyl reductase family protein, which translates into the protein MSSENADAVNGRDEPVWDVVVVGAGPAGASAAYAAAVAGRRVLLLEKAELPRYKTCGGGIIGPSRDALPPGFELPLKDRVHAVTFSMNGRLARTRRSRRMLFGLINRPEFDAALVQYAEKAGAVLRTGATVSRVEQHGPAVPDRRTVAVVLADGETVLARAVVGADGSASRIGAHVGVKTDQVDLGLEAEIPVPATVAEDWAGRVLIDWGPMPGSYGWVFPKGDVLTVGVISARGEGAATKRYLEDFIARLGLAGFEPAVSSGHLTRCRSDDSPLSRGRVLVCGDAAGLLEPWTREGISFALRSGRLAGEWAVRVAEANDAVDARRQALNYAFAVKAGLGVEMGVGRRMLAVFERRPGILHAAITGFRPAWKAFSDITRGATTLAGIVRTHGIARRALEAMDRSRPVPPAPRDRATDAAGGGDGADGAPVTP
- a CDS encoding ATP-binding protein — protein: MISEASRHCTVELQALPSRIGQVRRIVSAQLRYWQLDRLIDQAALGVTELLTNVHRHAQPDKLCTVEMELLFDRLTVSVHDHDPRIPMLGSAGPLETTGRGLALIEAVSESWGVLPKGDAGKVVWFTLPTALPAPAAPSPYAVTAVFGAATTPFPVVEAEPREHAPVRAAVAT
- a CDS encoding ROK family protein, with translation MNGKATSTRTRLERGRGALGPALELVHTGRAPTRAVLTAELGVTRATAGAVAAELEALGLIRVDSRPGAAAGSQGRPSHRLAVDENGPVALAAQVHADGFRAALVGLGGTIVATAPGCVTVSADPAQVLGEVVEAGAELLEETGRRCVGAGLAVPSAVAEPEGTALNPLHLAWRAGAPVRDIFADCVQTAGITGPAFAGNDVNLAALAEHRHGAGRGAQHLLCVATGHRGVGGALVLDGRLHTGSSGLALEVGHLTVNPEGRACHCGSRGCLDVEADPLAFLTAAGRDPGPEVSLLQQSRDLLRTEYDDPAVRAAAEEIVDRLGLGLAGLVNILNPDRIILGGLHRELLDADPERLRAVVADRSLWGRSGSVPILPCTLDHNSLVGAAELAWQPVLDDPLSAAAQARFVSAREP
- a CDS encoding SAM-dependent methyltransferase encodes the protein MRPRAGRRTVHGMADDDLPPRLTRLAFHGPLSEERADRFVARLSRREPATVLDIGCGWGELMLRLLEAVPGAKGVGVDLNGDDLARGRRNAAGRGLLERARFLEESAAGTPHGPADVVLCVGSGQALLGPGGTGASGTLPATIAALRVLRSLVTPGGRVLFGEGFWQRLPTSEELAAMWPGARADDHLLLAEVAEAATAAGFRVEAIETADESEWEDFESGYLADVEEWLARHQGHPLAGGTRERVDRHRASWLRGYRNVLGLAYLTLIPDA
- a CDS encoding DUF6332 family protein, encoding MGERTQAQRDEMTVEIGYALLSAAFAAAVVFGAIAGPKLVFAMPYAVERGLIPAAVAAAALVFPLRVVTVLRRFSRETGRRPDRSARPGPGGP